DNA sequence from the Nitrospinota bacterium genome:
ATTCGGATTCGTGTTCGTCCGGGAGCTTTACAATTCACCGCTCCTCCCTCCCAGTTTCATCGCCGCGGCATTGTCCTCCGGCACGGCGCTGATGATACTGATCCTGTACGCAACCTTCCGCGCCACAGGCCGGTTGCTGGACGAAAAGCTGCTGCACGGCATGGGCAGGCTTATGGGCGTGTTCATGCTGGTGGTGATCTATTTCCTGTTCATAGAGAATGTCACAAGGGGGTACGCGCCGAAAAACTATGAGGCCGCGTCGTTCCTGCTGCTCCACGGGGGAAAATATACCGCCATGTTCTGGATCGGTCTTGTGCTTTGCGGACTTGTGATCCCGTCGCTGATCGTTTTCAACCCTTCCACCGGCAAGTCCACGCCGTGGCTGCTTTTCGCATCCGCCCTGCAACTGGCGGGCGTGCTGTTCGAACGCTACATAATCGTGATCCCGGCCCAGGTGATGCCGTTGGAGCTATTCTCGGACAAACAGGTCACCAGCGTTTTTCTGGACGGGCGGTACGCGAATTACAGCATTTCGCCTGTGGAATACGCCTATTCCATCGGGCTTTTCGGGGTGGTGATATTCGGGTTCGGCCTGGCGGTGAAATTCTGGGCCATGATCCCGGAGGAGGCGCGGTTTCCCGAGGACGTGAAGTAACGCCGGTCTGCCTATCCTATTATCCTTCTCACCCTCGGCACGAAATCGTTTATGTCCACAGGCTTTTTCAGGTAGTCCACCGCCCCCATTTTAAAGGCTTTTTCCCGTGTGGTCATGTCGTCGTTGGCGGTGACGGCGATCACGGGGATATGGGATATCATGTTGTCCCGCTTGAGCCCTTCCAGCGCTCCGAATCCGTCCATCACCGGCATGGTTATGTCCAGAAGCATCAGGTGCGGCGGCTTGTCCCACACCGACTCCAGGGCGCTGGCCCCGTTTTCCGCCTCGATGACTTCGGCCCCAAGCCCTTCCAGGATTTTCCGGAAATGCAGCCGCGTGGACGCCTCATCGTCCACCACCATCACGCGCGGCGTCACAAACGGCAGGCGCGCGAAGAAAACGCTTCCCTGGTCCGGCTTGGACTCCACGGTGAGCGACCCGCCGTGGGCCTCCATAATGTCGTGGGACAATGGCAGGCCGAATCCCGCCCCCTGCTCACCGGCAGTGCCGGGGGTGGATGTCTTCTCGTCATAAAGGAACAACTTGCCGGTGGTCTCCGGGGCCATTCCAACGCCGGTGTCCCGCACCACTATCGCCGACTTTTCATCTTCCGGGACGGACAAAGTCACGCTGTCGCCATTCCTGGAAAACTTGATTGCGTTGGACACCAGGTTTGACAGAACCTCGCCTAACAATATAGCGTCCGCATAAATCCTCCTGTCCGGCGGAATATTGTTGATGAGGGCAACCCCTTTTTTAGCCGCGGTCTCCTTTTGGCCCGCCAGCACCAGTATCCCCAACTGGTAAGCGTTTATGAACTGGAACGCAAGGTTGATTTTCCCGGTCTTCAGCCTGCTGATGTTGAGCACCTCGCCGATCATGCGCAGCATGTTCTCGCTCGAAGAGATGACCGAGTCCATCATCACCTCCGTCTGGCCGCTTTCGGAGGGCTTGATCTCATTGCGGACCAGGCGCATCAGGCCAAGCGCGGAGCTGAGCGGGCTCTTCAGGTCGTGCGCCACCAGGGAGACGAACTTGTCCTTGAGGGTCGTCGCCTGTTCCGCCGCCTCCTTGGCGTTGCGGAGCTTTTCTTCCGCTTTCTTCAGCCGGGTGATGTCGTTGAACACCACCAGACCGAATTCACCCACCGCGGAAAAGTTGAACAGGATGTCCTTCACGTCGCCGTTCTTGCAGGTGACCCGCGCCTCCATGGGCTCCATGTTCCGCCTTTTCCGCGCCGCCTTTTCCACCTTCCTGTTCCATTCATCCATCACCCGTGAGCGGTATGCCTTATCTGGATAGGCCAATGGCCACCAGCCTTCAATTGACCTGAAATCTTCGAAAGTGTATCCGAACATCTCCACAAATTTGTTGTTGATGATGACCGGATCCTGGTTTTTGTCCGTCATCACCATCCCCACGGGAGACGCTTCGACCACCT
Encoded proteins:
- the nrfD gene encoding polysulfide reductase NrfD translates to MANVRFRRIEGNSAQYYMFMAVAGAVAAMAPLSALYMFVNGHHVTGMTNQVPWGMPIVMAIYLIGASAGSLVLSAMSSVFGKTEYQPFARIAALLAILLIVAALMAIIMDWGRPDRILVPFFHFQPRSMFSLNAILYNSYMLVGFLYLLAQFKESKFWKKALGIAAVFIAVGVHSGTGAIFGFVFVRELYNSPLLPPSFIAAALSSGTALMILILYATFRATGRLLDEKLLHGMGRLMGVFMLVVIYFLFIENVTRGYAPKNYEAASFLLLHGGKYTAMFWIGLVLCGLVIPSLIVFNPSTGKSTPWLLFASALQLAGVLFERYIIVIPAQVMPLELFSDKQVTSVFLDGRYANYSISPVEYAYSIGLFGVVIFGFGLAVKFWAMIPEEARFPEDVK
- a CDS encoding PAS domain S-box protein, translating into MSNGGVTRKIKTPGGDGGRSIAQNNGLLEKFFALSQDIMCVAGRDGYFKKLNPAFARISGFTEQELLGRPFMEFIHPDDRPGAQAALEKLLSGMPVVDFENRLLCQDGSCRWLEWQAAADLESGLFFATARDVTERKKADAALGETRRRYQLLVESSPFCIHEIDMEGRLQSMNRAGLAMLGLAEERQVCGVDYMSAVSEEDKGRIENLLKQAYLGNLSHFEFASSGKTPLYFKSCFVPIRDESGKVIKLMGITEDITERHNMEGAIRKSEERMRQVVEASPVGMVMTDKNQDPVIINNKFVEMFGYTFEDFRSIEGWWPLAYPDKAYRSRVMDEWNRKVEKAARKRRNMEPMEARVTCKNGDVKDILFNFSAVGEFGLVVFNDITRLKKAEEKLRNAKEAAEQATTLKDKFVSLVAHDLKSPLSSALGLMRLVRNEIKPSESGQTEVMMDSVISSSENMLRMIGEVLNISRLKTGKINLAFQFINAYQLGILVLAGQKETAAKKGVALINNIPPDRRIYADAILLGEVLSNLVSNAIKFSRNGDSVTLSVPEDEKSAIVVRDTGVGMAPETTGKLFLYDEKTSTPGTAGEQGAGFGLPLSHDIMEAHGGSLTVESKPDQGSVFFARLPFVTPRVMVVDDEASTRLHFRKILEGLGAEVIEAENGASALESVWDKPPHLMLLDITMPVMDGFGALEGLKRDNMISHIPVIAVTANDDMTTREKAFKMGAVDYLKKPVDINDFVPRVRRIIG